The proteins below are encoded in one region of Neoasaia chiangmaiensis:
- a CDS encoding nuclear transport factor 2 family protein, whose product MRGIKISLLCLSLLGGFTSAHAAESEVAKSNAATVVAFYNKALNDKNAEAAIAMMGPTYTQHDAHIADGKVGFRQFITGFAKKYPQSHSDIVRVVANDDYVVLHVHMIRTPGTAGDAVIDIFRLENGKLVEHWGVLQPVPATLPHKNTMF is encoded by the coding sequence ATGCGGGGCATCAAGATTTCCCTCCTCTGTCTGTCTTTACTGGGGGGCTTTACAAGCGCGCATGCCGCGGAGAGCGAGGTTGCCAAGTCCAATGCCGCCACGGTCGTAGCGTTTTACAACAAGGCGCTGAACGACAAGAATGCCGAGGCCGCGATTGCGATGATGGGACCAACCTATACCCAGCATGACGCGCATATTGCTGACGGAAAGGTCGGATTTCGTCAGTTCATCACCGGCTTTGCAAAGAAATATCCCCAGTCACATAGCGATATCGTGCGCGTCGTCGCAAACGATGACTACGTCGTCCTCCACGTTCACATGATCAGGACACCGGGCACGGCAGGGGACGCCGTGATAGATATTTTCCGTCTGGAAAATGGCAAGCTGGTTGAGCATTGGGGCGTTCTGCAACCGGTTCCCGCAACGCTTCCGCACAAGAACACCATGTTCTGA
- a CDS encoding DUF6632 domain-containing protein, with translation MSDAQSLYDSPKMTRLRWGMKISGAILSVFFAGAALAVILKQNAIIDESSVPLGKLLAWTTGGGNAYLLMLATVYIVWGIYIWLAASDPVKNQLFMDFTIIANIAHPSVMAAMAIVNPTHTMHLLGDVPFGLSVGLILALLWLPVRRQATALGRAPH, from the coding sequence ATGAGCGACGCTCAGTCATTGTATGATTCGCCGAAAATGACCCGACTCAGATGGGGGATGAAAATCTCAGGAGCCATTCTGTCCGTTTTCTTCGCGGGAGCGGCACTCGCCGTAATACTCAAACAAAACGCGATAATCGATGAGTCTTCGGTGCCTCTTGGCAAGCTTCTTGCCTGGACCACGGGCGGCGGTAACGCTTACCTGCTCATGCTGGCAACGGTTTACATCGTGTGGGGCATCTATATCTGGCTGGCGGCGAGCGACCCGGTCAAGAACCAGCTCTTCATGGACTTTACCATTATTGCCAACATCGCCCATCCGAGTGTCATGGCCGCCATGGCGATCGTCAACCCGACCCACACGATGCATCTGCTTGGCGACGTCCCGTTTGGTCTGTCGGTCGGCCTGATCCTCGCGCTCCTGTGGTTGCCAGTCCGTCGGCAGGCCACGGCACTTGGCAGAGCGCCGCACTGA
- a CDS encoding zinc-binding dehydrogenase yields MDHRSPTFAADLEAACPDGVDVYFELVGGSVWEAVMPLLNQFARVPVCGLIAQYNSNGVTEGPDRLPAVMREILSRSLILRGFIVREFADQRPRFLDDVSAWIKDGRVRFREDVVEGLENAPQALIGMLEGRNFGKVVVKIEAP; encoded by the coding sequence GTGGACCATCGTTCACCCACCTTCGCCGCGGACCTGGAGGCAGCGTGTCCAGACGGGGTGGATGTCTATTTCGAGCTTGTCGGGGGGAGTGTCTGGGAAGCTGTCATGCCACTTCTGAACCAGTTCGCCCGCGTGCCGGTCTGTGGCCTGATCGCACAATACAACAGCAACGGTGTGACCGAGGGGCCGGATCGTCTGCCGGCGGTGATGCGCGAAATATTGTCACGAAGCCTGATCTTGCGGGGATTCATCGTGCGCGAGTTCGCCGATCAGCGTCCCCGGTTTCTTGATGACGTCAGCGCATGGATCAAAGATGGCCGCGTTCGGTTTCGGGAAGATGTCGTCGAGGGACTGGAAAACGCGCCTCAAGCCCTGATCGGAATGCTGGAAGGGCGGAATTTCGGGAAGGTCGTCGTCAAAATCGAAGCCCCCTGA
- a CDS encoding DsbA family protein has protein sequence MQVEFVYDYRSIYAYLANTQVRTLGADIVFLAVDIVSIMEKVNNQPSPRCPPKARYARVDSERWARLYGVPLAPNEALLSAMRDGHLPNALLSRAALAARRLEIFEPVNNALFAAVWAGSDDLATEKGRLLFCEKHRFPASLWHIADSDDIVAELTANNARALAAGVFGVPTFFVGGEMFFGNDRLGFVRDKVAASQAGDKS, from the coding sequence ATGCAGGTCGAGTTTGTATACGATTACCGCAGCATATACGCCTATCTCGCGAACACGCAGGTCCGGACATTGGGGGCGGACATCGTGTTTCTGGCCGTCGATATCGTCTCGATCATGGAGAAGGTGAACAATCAGCCGTCTCCGAGATGCCCTCCCAAGGCCCGGTATGCGCGGGTTGATTCTGAACGATGGGCGCGACTTTACGGCGTACCCCTCGCGCCGAATGAGGCTCTCCTGAGCGCAATGCGTGACGGACATCTGCCGAATGCCCTCCTCTCCCGTGCGGCGCTGGCCGCTCGACGGCTGGAGATCTTCGAACCTGTGAACAATGCGCTCTTCGCGGCTGTGTGGGCTGGATCGGACGATCTGGCGACAGAAAAGGGGCGATTGCTCTTCTGCGAAAAGCACCGTTTTCCGGCCTCTCTGTGGCATATCGCGGACTCGGACGATATTGTCGCCGAACTGACGGCCAACAACGCCCGGGCTCTTGCCGCCGGCGTCTTTGGCGTGCCCACATTTTTCGTGGGCGGCGAGATGTTCTTCGGCAACGACCGTCTCGGATTTGTGCGGGACAAAGTCGCCGCCAGCCAGGCCGGAGACAAATCATGA
- a CDS encoding SRPBCC domain-containing protein has translation MANEIIWPAGYIPGFTDNFASNEVIVAGLSAAAVWPLLSHPAKWPTYYANSANPRFYDDGGPELAQGVRFYFETFGFPVEAEITEYIPPSGAEPGRIAWHGWSGETGTPDRLDVHHAWLIENLSEGRVRILTQETQNGEPAKKLATTRPNPMINGHQEWLDGLVDRLLPEQK, from the coding sequence ATGGCAAACGAGATCATCTGGCCTGCGGGATATATCCCGGGTTTCACCGACAACTTCGCCTCAAACGAGGTCATCGTCGCAGGGTTGAGTGCCGCGGCCGTATGGCCTCTTCTCAGTCATCCGGCGAAGTGGCCAACCTATTATGCCAATTCCGCCAACCCCCGCTTTTATGATGATGGAGGTCCCGAACTGGCGCAGGGTGTCCGCTTTTATTTTGAGACTTTCGGTTTTCCTGTGGAAGCCGAAATAACCGAATACATCCCGCCTTCGGGTGCAGAACCAGGCCGTATCGCGTGGCATGGGTGGTCAGGTGAGACAGGCACGCCTGACAGGCTGGATGTTCATCACGCGTGGCTGATCGAGAATCTGTCGGAGGGCCGTGTCAGAATTCTGACGCAGGAGACCCAGAACGGTGAACCAGCAAAAAAGCTGGCAACGACGCGTCCCAATCCGATGATCAACGGGCATCAGGAGTGGCTGGATGGTCTGGTGGACAGACTTCTTCCAGAACAGAAATAA
- a CDS encoding alkene reductase: protein MYEKLFSPLHVGRYELAHRVVMAPLTRMRAGPGNVPNELAPEYYGQRASKDGLIIAEATQVTPYGQGYPQTPGIYSEEQVAGWRRVTDAVHAKGGLIFLQLWHVGRSSHSSLLPGHVLPVAPSAIAISKGSALTPDWKKVPFETPHALTLDEIPGIIEAYRDGARKAQEAGFDGVEIHAANGYLLEQFLHSRSNHRTDIYGGSIENRARLLLEVTQAAIDVWGKDRVGVRMSPFGTYNDVGDSDPIALYSYVLSRLSDLDIAYAHLIEARDGDSMEIEAPGSVDELRPFWKNPLFLAGGFTGETGEQALEAGRADAIAFGRLFIANPDLPERLRLGGPLNHYDRATFYGGGAAGYVDYPFLNETRENT from the coding sequence ATGTATGAAAAGCTTTTCTCACCACTTCACGTCGGTCGCTACGAACTGGCTCACCGCGTCGTCATGGCGCCGCTCACACGCATGCGTGCGGGACCGGGAAATGTCCCCAACGAACTCGCCCCTGAATATTACGGGCAGCGCGCAAGCAAGGACGGACTCATCATAGCCGAGGCGACCCAGGTCACGCCTTATGGTCAGGGCTACCCGCAGACCCCTGGAATCTATTCGGAGGAACAGGTGGCGGGCTGGCGGCGTGTGACCGACGCCGTTCATGCCAAGGGTGGACTGATCTTCCTGCAACTCTGGCATGTTGGTCGTTCGTCCCATTCCAGCCTGCTTCCCGGCCATGTTCTGCCGGTCGCCCCCTCGGCGATTGCGATCAGCAAGGGAAGCGCACTGACCCCGGACTGGAAGAAAGTGCCGTTTGAAACGCCGCACGCTCTGACACTGGACGAGATTCCGGGTATCATCGAAGCCTACCGGGATGGTGCCCGCAAAGCCCAGGAAGCGGGATTTGATGGCGTCGAGATCCACGCCGCCAATGGCTATCTGCTGGAGCAGTTTCTCCACAGTCGCTCGAACCATCGGACCGACATTTATGGCGGGTCGATCGAAAACCGTGCCCGTCTCCTTCTGGAAGTCACGCAGGCCGCAATCGACGTGTGGGGCAAAGACCGCGTCGGGGTGCGGATGTCACCTTTCGGCACATACAACGATGTCGGCGATAGCGATCCGATCGCACTCTACAGCTATGTTCTCTCGCGTCTTTCCGATCTGGATATCGCTTATGCGCATCTGATCGAAGCGCGCGACGGAGACTCGATGGAGATCGAAGCGCCCGGTTCTGTCGATGAACTTCGTCCGTTCTGGAAAAACCCTCTCTTTCTTGCGGGGGGCTTCACCGGTGAAACCGGCGAACAGGCCCTCGAAGCCGGCCGAGCCGACGCCATCGCTTTCGGTCGGCTCTTCATCGCCAATCCGGACCTGCCAGAGCGTCTTCGTCTCGGCGGGCCCCTCAATCACTACGATCGGGCGACGTTCTATGGTGGCGGGGCCGCAGGGTATGTGGACTATCCTTTCTTGAATGAGACCCGTGAGAACACCTGA
- a CDS encoding SDR family NAD(P)-dependent oxidoreductase codes for MTAKRLLITGVGPGTGKALVQRFAAGGYDVAMIARDRERLMAIEAEIPGTRAFPADVLDTGLFSGVLDQILDDFGPPDVVIHNAVGGAFGNFLQIDPAVLDRNFQINVMAFLHLARRIAPLMVQSGAGTIIATGNTSALRGKSNFAGFAPTKAAQRILAEAMARELGPGGVHVAYVLIDAVIDVAWTRAARPDAPDDFFIQPKDIAQEIWHVAHQPRSAWSFNVELRPFKEPW; via the coding sequence ATGACAGCGAAACGCCTGCTGATCACGGGTGTCGGTCCTGGAACCGGAAAAGCCCTTGTTCAACGCTTTGCAGCCGGGGGCTATGACGTTGCCATGATCGCGCGAGATCGTGAGCGACTGATGGCGATCGAGGCCGAAATCCCTGGGACACGAGCCTTTCCGGCCGACGTCCTTGATACAGGTCTCTTCTCAGGCGTGCTTGACCAGATCCTCGACGACTTTGGACCTCCCGATGTCGTAATCCATAATGCAGTGGGCGGCGCGTTCGGCAATTTCCTTCAGATTGATCCGGCCGTTCTCGATCGCAATTTTCAGATCAACGTGATGGCGTTTCTTCATCTGGCGCGGCGGATTGCACCATTGATGGTTCAATCAGGAGCCGGGACGATCATTGCCACAGGCAACACGTCCGCTTTACGCGGGAAGAGCAACTTTGCAGGTTTCGCGCCGACGAAAGCTGCGCAGCGGATTCTGGCAGAAGCGATGGCCCGGGAACTGGGACCGGGCGGTGTGCATGTCGCTTACGTTCTCATCGATGCGGTCATCGACGTGGCCTGGACGCGCGCCGCGCGGCCCGATGCGCCCGACGATTTCTTCATTCAGCCGAAAGACATCGCGCAGGAGATCTGGCATGTCGCCCATCAACCCAGAAGTGCCTGGTCGTTCAACGTAGAATTGCGACCGTTCAAGGAACCCTGGTAG
- a CDS encoding NAD(P)-dependent oxidoreductase codes for MNIVLLAATGRAGSTILNELVSRGHHVTAVARDTSKLPQPLPAGVTAVQDDLSDVEKLTKIVSGADAVVSAFGPTSSDPRYTTDVAYTDQLLTTTQRIIEAVRNAKVPRLIVVGGAGSLWFAPGVTVLESGHWPQPYVPIATSHQKTLAALKSSDINWTYFSPPVLIQPGERTGKFRLGGDDLIVDANGKSSVSFEDYAIALVDELEKPAHERARFTIGY; via the coding sequence ATGAATATTGTTCTTCTCGCCGCCACCGGCCGCGCCGGCAGCACCATTCTCAATGAGCTTGTTAGTCGTGGTCATCACGTCACGGCCGTCGCACGTGACACCAGCAAGCTGCCGCAACCACTGCCTGCCGGCGTGACCGCTGTGCAGGATGACCTCTCGGATGTCGAAAAGCTGACCAAGATCGTCTCGGGCGCGGATGCCGTCGTCAGCGCTTTCGGACCGACAAGCAGCGATCCCCGCTACACGACGGATGTCGCCTATACCGACCAGCTTCTGACCACTACGCAACGGATCATCGAGGCGGTCCGCAACGCCAAGGTGCCCCGACTGATCGTGGTGGGAGGCGCGGGTTCGCTCTGGTTCGCTCCGGGCGTCACCGTTCTGGAATCCGGTCACTGGCCGCAGCCTTACGTGCCGATTGCAACGTCCCACCAGAAGACACTCGCCGCCCTGAAGTCCTCGGATATCAACTGGACCTATTTCAGCCCGCCAGTTCTTATCCAGCCCGGTGAGCGTACCGGAAAGTTCCGGCTGGGTGGTGATGACCTGATTGTTGACGCCAACGGCAAAAGCTCGGTGTCATTCGAGGACTATGCGATCGCTCTGGTGGACGAGCTTGAGAAGCCTGCACATGAGCGCGCGCGGTTCACGATCGGATACTGA